A window of the Borrelia turcica IST7 genome harbors these coding sequences:
- a CDS encoding BTA121 domain-containing protein surface lipoprotein: MNIRIFNSSILILIFILFSCKDIKDVQDVSEVNDYEEEDTEDVDFADENTLEGLIAKYKLSSEERLAVQFLKGVLTNPLIAKDVVGVKNYTEEEFREFLVMLGASKTKEAIADIVVTMKARDEVRNAIYDIPDENPQKQNFESQFNEKEEEYFKDLKISCSSDEGYEGAYIALRATSDSFMFKAIKGQIDDALNEN; encoded by the coding sequence ATGAATATTCGAATTTTTAATAGTTCAATTTTAATTTTAATATTTATATTATTTAGTTGTAAGGATATAAAAGATGTCCAGGATGTAAGTGAGGTAAATGATTATGAGGAGGAGGATACTGAGGATGTTGATTTTGCCGATGAGAATACTTTAGAAGGTTTAATTGCAAAATATAAACTCTCTTCCGAAGAAAGACTTGCAGTTCAATTTTTAAAGGGTGTTTTAACTAATCCTCTTATTGCAAAGGATGTAGTGGGTGTCAAGAATTACACAGAAGAGGAATTTCGTGAATTTTTAGTAATGTTGGGCGCTAGTAAAACTAAGGAAGCTATTGCAGATATAGTTGTAACCATGAAAGCGCGGGATGAGGTAAGAAATGCCATATATGACATACCAGACGAAAATCCGCAAAAACAAAATTTTGAGAGCCAATTTAATGAAAAGGAAGAGGAATATTTTAAGGATTTAAAAATTTCTTGTAGTAGTGACGAGGGATATGAGGGCGCATATATAGCTTTAAGAGCTACTAGTGATTCATTTATGTTTAAAGCAATCAAGGGTCAAATAGATGATGCTTTGAATGAGAATTAA